A region from the Serinibacter arcticus genome encodes:
- a CDS encoding TrmH family RNA methyltransferase: protein MPYSAALANPASDKVASLRRLTTRQGRERAGEFVVEGPQAVREIVGHSWHDVKDVYLTDAAAQRWPEIVEVALGHGLHLHSTTPEVMERLSGDAQGVLAVARPTVLGPDDLARTLASARLVAVCEEVRDPGNLGTIIRAADAAGADVVVLTAGSVELRSPKVVRSSAGSLFHLPVVTGVELGDAVATLRSAGLTILAADGGGEHDVETSPLLERPTAWIFGTEAQGLSGRARDLADAVVSVPLRGRAESLNVAMAATVCLYASSRAHAGAAPTGS, encoded by the coding sequence ATGCCCTACTCCGCCGCCCTCGCCAACCCCGCCTCGGACAAGGTCGCCTCGCTCCGTCGGCTCACGACCCGGCAGGGGCGCGAACGAGCGGGGGAGTTCGTCGTCGAGGGGCCGCAGGCCGTGCGCGAGATCGTCGGCCACTCGTGGCACGACGTGAAGGACGTCTACCTCACCGACGCGGCGGCCCAGCGCTGGCCCGAGATCGTCGAGGTCGCCCTCGGCCACGGTCTTCACCTGCACAGCACGACCCCCGAGGTGATGGAGCGTCTGTCGGGTGACGCGCAGGGCGTGCTCGCGGTGGCGCGGCCGACGGTGCTCGGCCCGGACGACCTCGCACGCACGCTGGCGAGCGCCCGGCTCGTCGCGGTCTGCGAGGAGGTCAGGGACCCCGGGAACCTCGGCACGATCATCCGCGCGGCCGACGCCGCCGGCGCCGACGTCGTCGTGCTGACCGCCGGCAGCGTCGAGCTCCGCTCGCCCAAGGTCGTCCGCTCCAGCGCCGGCTCGCTCTTCCACCTGCCGGTCGTCACCGGCGTCGAGCTCGGGGACGCCGTCGCGACGCTGCGGTCCGCCGGCCTGACGATCCTCGCGGCCGACGGCGGGGGAGAGCACGACGTCGAGACCTCGCCGCTGCTGGAGCGCCCCACCGCCTGGATCTTCGGGACCGAGGCGCAGGGACTCTCGGGACGCGCGCGGGACCTGGCCGACGCCGTCGTGAGCGTCCCGCTGCGCGGGCGGGCGGAGAGCCTCAACGTCGCGATGGCCGCGACCGTCTGCCTCTACGCCTCCTCCCGGGCGCACGCGGGGGCGGCGCCCACCGGCTCCTGA
- the rplT gene encoding 50S ribosomal protein L20, with amino-acid sequence MARVKRAVNAHKKRRVVLERASGYRGQRSRLYRKAKEQVTHSLGYAYRDRRARKGDFRRLWIQRINAAARSNDMTYNRFIQGLGLAEIEVDRRMLAELAVSDPAAFAALVALAKAALPADVNAPKASSAA; translated from the coding sequence GTGGCACGCGTGAAGCGGGCGGTCAACGCCCACAAGAAGCGCCGGGTTGTTCTCGAGCGCGCCTCCGGCTACCGCGGTCAGCGTTCGCGCCTGTACCGCAAGGCCAAGGAGCAGGTCACCCACTCGCTCGGTTACGCCTACCGTGACCGTCGCGCCCGGAAGGGTGACTTCCGTCGCCTGTGGATCCAGCGCATCAACGCTGCGGCCCGCTCCAACGACATGACGTACAACCGCTTCATCCAGGGTCTCGGCCTCGCCGAGATCGAGGTGGACCGCCGCATGCTCGCCGAGCTGGCCGTGAGCGACCCGGCGGCCTTCGCCGCGCTGGTCGCCCTCGCCAAGGCGGCACTGCCGGCTGACGTGAACGCGCCGAAGGCCTCATCTGCCGCTTGA
- the rpmI gene encoding 50S ribosomal protein L35 — protein MPKNKTHSGAKKRFRVTGSGKIMRERTGARHLMEHKTSTRRRRLNSDTSVSPADLPKIKKLLGR, from the coding sequence ATGCCGAAGAACAAGACTCACTCCGGTGCGAAGAAGCGTTTCCGCGTGACCGGAAGCGGGAAGATCATGCGCGAGCGCACGGGTGCTCGTCACCTGATGGAGCACAAGACCTCCACCCGCCGCCGTCGGCTCAACTCGGACACCTCGGTGTCCCCCGCCGACCTCCCCAAGATCAAGAAGCTGCTCGGCCGCTGA
- the infC gene encoding translation initiation factor IF-3 — MPEVRLVGPNGEQVGIVRVEDALRLAEEADLDLVEVAPDARPPVCKLMDYGKFKYEAAMKARDARRNQANTVLKEIRFRLKIDPHDYGTKKGHVERFLAAGDKVKVMIMFRGREQSRPEMGMRLLQRLADDVSELGVVESTPRLDGRNMTMVIGPTKKKAEARDEVRRERSRSEAPKRAEAAPTEQVEAPSAPVQAEPEVVEAEVAAVESAPVESASVAVAEPEQVEAPAETPAPVETSAPVEQPAAPKPATASKPAAAPKPAAAKPAAAAPKPAAAPKPAAAAPKPAAAAPKPTAAAKPAAAPKPRAAAPKPGAAPRPGPKPGA, encoded by the coding sequence GTGCCCGAGGTGCGTCTGGTCGGCCCGAACGGTGAGCAGGTCGGCATCGTTCGCGTCGAGGACGCGCTTCGCCTGGCCGAGGAGGCCGACCTCGACCTCGTCGAGGTCGCGCCCGACGCGCGCCCTCCGGTCTGCAAGCTCATGGACTACGGGAAGTTCAAGTACGAGGCGGCCATGAAGGCGCGCGACGCGCGCCGCAACCAGGCCAACACCGTGCTGAAGGAGATCCGTTTCCGGCTCAAGATCGACCCGCACGACTACGGCACGAAGAAGGGCCACGTCGAGCGCTTCCTGGCGGCCGGCGACAAGGTCAAGGTCATGATCATGTTCCGCGGTCGCGAGCAGTCGCGCCCGGAGATGGGAATGCGCCTGCTGCAGCGTCTCGCGGACGACGTCTCCGAGCTCGGTGTCGTCGAGTCCACGCCGCGTCTCGACGGTCGGAACATGACCATGGTCATCGGCCCGACCAAGAAGAAGGCGGAGGCGCGCGACGAGGTCCGTCGCGAGCGTTCGCGTTCCGAGGCCCCCAAGCGCGCCGAGGCCGCCCCGACCGAGCAGGTCGAGGCCCCGTCCGCTCCGGTCCAGGCCGAGCCCGAGGTCGTCGAGGCCGAGGTCGCAGCGGTGGAGTCGGCTCCGGTCGAGTCCGCGTCGGTCGCGGTCGCCGAGCCCGAGCAGGTCGAGGCCCCGGCTGAGACGCCGGCCCCGGTCGAGACGTCCGCCCCGGTCGAGCAGCCCGCGGCTCCGAAGCCGGCGACGGCCTCGAAGCCCGCGGCGGCTCCGAAGCCTGCGGCGGCCAAGCCTGCCGCTGCTGCTCCGAAGCCTGCTGCGGCTCCGAAGCCCGCGGCGGCGGCTCCGAAGCCCGCGGCTGCGGCGCCCAAGCCGACGGCGGCTGCGAAGCCTGCCGCTGCTCCGAAGCCGCGTGCGGCCGCTCCCAAGCCGGGCGCTGCTCCGAGGCCCGGTCCCAAGCCCGGGGCCTGA
- a CDS encoding DUF1844 domain-containing protein yields MSAQDVPPTTTTTGPSAVTDAPAEDPTRDIADVPAVEIIGAAAVHLMSAAAVKCGLAPDADGVRGEDLKDLDEARKLITALAGLVTAGAPEIGDRHARPLRDGLRTLQLAFREASTFPDAPGEGPGEKWTGAVR; encoded by the coding sequence ATGAGCGCCCAGGACGTCCCCCCGACCACGACCACCACCGGCCCCTCGGCGGTGACCGACGCTCCGGCCGAGGACCCCACGCGCGACATCGCGGACGTGCCCGCGGTGGAGATCATCGGGGCCGCCGCCGTGCACCTCATGAGTGCCGCCGCCGTGAAGTGCGGTCTCGCGCCCGACGCGGACGGTGTGCGCGGCGAGGACCTCAAGGACCTGGACGAGGCCCGCAAGCTCATCACCGCGCTCGCCGGGCTCGTCACGGCCGGTGCCCCCGAGATCGGCGACCGCCACGCACGTCCGCTCCGCGACGGTCTGCGCACCCTCCAGCTCGCCTTCCGTGAGGCCTCGACGTTCCCCGACGCCCCGGGCGAGGGCCCGGGCGAGAAGTGGACCGGCGCCGTCCGCTGA
- a CDS encoding alpha/beta hydrolase, whose protein sequence is MAYAHTSLFSESLGMSTSVAVILPQRTSTQIGMSGNAPVGDPPVLYLLHGLSDDETAWTRRTSIERYADDAGIAVVMPRVERSFYQDMAHGERYWTYVSQELPAVLHQLFRLSDRREDTFVAGLSMGGYGAMRLGLAQPERFAAAASLSGALDMAHPLVRHERQDFYDLAFGEDDITGGDADLLALVRRADPASLPALMVACGSEDDLWPMQHSFLAAAGESGVEVTTSFGPGAHEWGYWDARIRDVIDWLPIRRS, encoded by the coding sequence ATGGCCTACGCGCACACGTCCCTGTTCTCCGAGTCGCTCGGCATGAGCACCTCCGTCGCCGTGATCCTCCCGCAGCGCACGAGCACCCAGATCGGCATGAGCGGGAACGCGCCCGTGGGGGACCCGCCGGTGCTGTACCTGCTCCACGGACTGTCGGACGACGAGACGGCGTGGACCCGACGCACCTCGATCGAGCGGTACGCGGACGACGCGGGGATCGCCGTCGTGATGCCACGCGTCGAGCGCAGCTTCTACCAGGACATGGCGCACGGCGAGCGGTACTGGACCTACGTCTCCCAGGAGTTGCCGGCGGTGCTGCACCAGCTGTTCCGACTCTCCGACCGTCGCGAGGACACGTTCGTGGCGGGCCTGTCCATGGGCGGCTACGGTGCGATGCGCCTCGGACTCGCCCAGCCCGAGCGGTTCGCGGCGGCGGCCTCGCTCTCGGGGGCGCTCGACATGGCGCACCCGCTCGTGCGGCACGAGAGGCAGGACTTCTACGACCTCGCGTTCGGCGAGGACGACATCACCGGTGGCGACGCCGACCTCCTCGCCCTGGTGCGTCGCGCCGACCCGGCGTCGCTGCCGGCGCTGATGGTCGCGTGCGGGAGCGAGGACGACCTGTGGCCGATGCAGCACTCGTTCCTCGCCGCGGCGGGGGAGAGCGGCGTCGAGGTCACGACGTCGTTCGGGCCCGGCGCGCACGAGTGGGGCTACTGGGACGCGCGCATCCGCGACGTCATCGACTGGTTGCCGATCCGTCGGTCCTGA
- a CDS encoding VOC family protein, with amino-acid sequence MLHTVLDAGDVRGLAEFYRELLGLTYRDGDEPPTTGEDTADWLVLVDPGGHTRLAFQEATPLPRSTWPSQEIPQQVHLDLTVPDRAALDRQHERALALGAELLVDRTDDPDEPLYVYTDPAGHPFCIFVG; translated from the coding sequence CTGCTCCACACCGTGCTCGACGCCGGCGACGTCCGCGGCCTCGCCGAGTTCTACCGCGAGCTCCTCGGGCTGACCTACCGCGACGGCGACGAACCGCCGACGACGGGGGAGGACACCGCCGACTGGCTCGTGCTCGTGGACCCCGGCGGACACACGCGGCTGGCCTTCCAGGAGGCGACGCCGCTGCCCCGGTCCACCTGGCCCAGCCAGGAGATCCCGCAGCAGGTCCACCTCGACCTCACCGTGCCGGACCGCGCCGCCCTCGACCGCCAGCACGAGCGAGCCCTCGCGCTGGGCGCCGAGCTCCTCGTCGACCGGACCGACGACCCCGACGAGCCGCTGTACGTCTACACGGACCCGGCCGGTCACCCGTTCTGCATCTTCGTGGGCTGA
- a CDS encoding SseB family protein, whose amino-acid sequence MPLSDFLPRTGEQRAPRELPPASPFAGDDGTCPPVLAAALALTGPERLEAVVRALAEVRLLVPVVAHEETPHDADVRERLTGHRERPRSEDGLDGVAAAAVAAVEAVEAVEAGSHAGDSCHDGDGDGERHASASLVTVRTPDGREALPVFSSVATLAAWRRDARPVPHLGTRTAMAAVDEAGGVLVLDAGSPDPVVVPRPAVWALARGEEWVPALRDPSVVEAVRQVVGAIDGVRRVGVVAGSRAEVKVELAVVGGLTREQIQVVAQQAAAALGESVVVAERVDSLELALTTA is encoded by the coding sequence ACTTCCTGCCGCGGACGGGGGAGCAGCGGGCACCGCGCGAGCTGCCCCCGGCGTCGCCGTTCGCCGGCGACGACGGCACGTGCCCGCCGGTGCTGGCCGCCGCGCTGGCGCTGACGGGGCCCGAGCGGCTCGAGGCCGTCGTGCGGGCGCTGGCCGAGGTTCGCCTGCTGGTGCCCGTCGTCGCGCACGAGGAGACGCCGCACGACGCCGACGTCCGCGAGCGGCTCACCGGCCATCGTGAGCGGCCGAGGTCCGAGGACGGGCTCGACGGCGTGGCGGCTGCCGCCGTCGCTGCGGTCGAGGCCGTCGAGGCCGTCGAGGCGGGGAGCCACGCGGGGGACTCGTGCCACGACGGGGACGGCGACGGCGAGCGCCACGCCTCCGCATCGCTGGTCACCGTCCGCACGCCCGACGGACGCGAGGCGCTGCCGGTCTTCTCGAGCGTGGCCACGCTCGCGGCGTGGCGCCGCGACGCCCGCCCGGTGCCGCACCTCGGCACCCGGACCGCGATGGCGGCCGTCGACGAGGCAGGCGGGGTGCTCGTGCTCGACGCCGGATCGCCCGATCCCGTCGTCGTCCCCCGGCCTGCGGTCTGGGCGCTGGCGCGCGGCGAGGAGTGGGTGCCCGCGCTGCGGGATCCGTCCGTCGTGGAGGCGGTGCGTCAGGTCGTGGGGGCGATCGACGGCGTGCGTCGCGTCGGGGTCGTGGCCGGCAGCCGGGCCGAGGTGAAGGTGGAGCTCGCGGTCGTCGGCGGCCTGACGCGCGAGCAGATCCAGGTCGTCGCGCAGCAGGCGGCGGCCGCGCTGGGGGAGAGCGTCGTCGTCGCGGAACGGGTCGACTCGCTCGAGCTGGCGCTGACCACCGCCTGA